A section of the Drosophila subobscura isolate 14011-0131.10 chromosome A, UCBerk_Dsub_1.0, whole genome shotgun sequence genome encodes:
- the LOC117889584 gene encoding 28S ribosomal protein S14, mitochondrial — MSSLSRIGVFASHAGKMAGFGLQQVRTKYADWKMIRDVKRRKCVSEHSEDRLRVNSLRKNDILPIELREMANAEIAAFPRDSSLVRVRERCSLTSRPRGVVHKYRLSRIVWRQLADYNKLSGVQRAMW, encoded by the exons atgagTTCTTTGAGCCGAATTGGGGTTTTCGCTAGTCATGCCGGGAAGATGGCCGGATTTGGA TTGCAGCAAGTGCGAACAAAGTATGCCGACTGGAAGATGATCCGTGATGTCAAGCGACGCAAGTGCGTCAGTGAACATTCCGAAGATCGGCTTCGCGTTAATTCACTTCGGAAAAACGACATACTGCCCATTGAGCTGCGAGAAATGGCCAATGCCGAAATTGCTGCTTTTCCCCGTGACTCTTCATTGGTCCGTGTTCGCGAACGCTGCTCACTTACGTCACGCCCGCGAGGAGTTGTCCACAAATATCGCCTCAGCAGGATTGTGTGGCGCCAATTGGCAGACTATAACAAGCTCTCCGGTGTGCAACGTGCCATGTGGTAG